From Arachis hypogaea cultivar Tifrunner chromosome 3, arahy.Tifrunner.gnm2.J5K5, whole genome shotgun sequence:
GATTCATCATTTCTGAGCAAAAGTGAGTCCATGCTGCAGTTTAAGAGGGGAATGGAGGAAGCCAGTAAGTTTCTTCCTAAGGGGAATCCGCTGGTTATTGACTTGGAGAATAGCACCTTTAACCCTTCTTTTCAAAAGGCTCCTCAGCATGTGGACATTAAGGAGGAGAGAGATGAAAGGGAGTATTTTTCTGGTGAGTCAAAAGGGAGAAAGAATCACGAGCGGGAAGATCAAGTGGAATTACAAGATGGGAGGAGCAACAAACAGTCTGCGATTTACAGGGAAGACAGTGAGCTATCAgaattgtttgataaaatactgcTCGGCACAGGGTGTGGAAAAGAGGCACCTCCCAGATGCATTTGTGACGAAGACAAACCTAATGGGCAAGACAAGAATGTGCAGCAAAAGGAAGAAACAAACAAGTTTAGCAGTGGAAAGAATCGTGTTAAGAAACAAGGTAATAAGAAGGGAGTTGTTGATCTGAGGACCCTATTGGTTCTGTGCGCACAAGCTGTTTCATCTGATGATCATTCAACTGCTAATGAGTTATTGAAGCAGATTAGACAGCACTCTTCACGTCTAGGTGATGGGTCTCAGAGGCTGGCACATTGTTTTGCAAATGCCCTTGAAGCACGCTTGGCCGGCTCTGGCACCCAGCTATACACTTCTCTGACCTCCAAAAGAAAATCTGCTGCAGATATGGTGAAAGCATATCAAATGTTTATATCAGCCTGCCCATTCAAGAAGCTTGCTATCATTTTTGCTAACCATACAATTCTGAACCTACCCAAGCCCAAGGAAGTGGAAACTCTTCATATTATTGATTTTGGTATCCGTTACGGCTTCCAGTGGCCTGCCCTTATTTTTCGTCTATCAAAGAGACCTGGTGGTCCTCCCAAGCTGCGCATAACAGGGATCGAGCTTCCACAACCAGGTTTCAGGCCAGCAGAGAGAGTCCAGGAGACAGGGCGTCGCCTAGCTAAGTATTGTGAACGCTTTAATGTTCCTTTTGAGTTCAATGCTATTGCACAGAAATGGGAAACCATCAAAATTGAGGACCTGAagataaaagaaaatgaacttcTTGCAGTGAATTGTATGGTTCGGTTTAAGAATCTACTTGATGAGACTGTTGTGTTGAATAGTCCCAGGGATGCTGTCTTGAAATTAATTAGGAAGGCCAATCCTAATATATTTATACACGCTACTGTCAATGGGAACTACAATGCCCCATTCTTTGTGACACGGTTCCGGGAGGCTCTTTTTCATTACTCTACATTGTTTGATGTGCTTGACACCAATGTTGATCGCGAAGATCCAATGAGGTTGATGTTTGAGGAGGAGTTCTTTGGCAGGGAGGTAGTGAATATTATAGCTTGTGAGGGTTCTGAGAGGGTTGAGCGACCCGAAACATACAAGCAATGGCAGGTTCGGAATACAAGGGCAGGGTTTAGGCAACTCCCCTTGGATGACCACCTCATTCACAAACTAAGATGTAAACTGAAAGATGTGTACCATGGTGATTTCATGCTTGATGTGGATGGCAACTACATGCTTCAAGGTTGGAAGGGCCGAATCATTTATGCTTCCTCTTGTTGGATACCAGCATAGGTGTGAACATTTGACAATGTTGTCCATAGTTAGGAGTAGTACTTGAAGAGTTTGTAGGAGTCAGTCATTTTAGGATTCtggtaaaatctaacatggagataTCATAAAGTTTCCATGGTTGTAGGAGACATTGTCAAATGGTGTAGCATAGTTTCAGTAATAAGAATACCTTGCACTTGGCTGTGTATAAGTATAATACAATTAATATTAATGCTACCCGAATGACTTATAAATATGCATATTCGTTGTGAATTTTTCTGAGCTAACAAGATATTAATGTAGAAAGCATTCTGAATTGTTGGATTTACAGCTTCCTGAAAATGTAGAAATCATTCTGAACAGGATTGCTCAGTAACATGATGAATTATTATGGTTGGCTCTGATTGTAGGAACTAGGATGGGATGTCTTAGCTGAAATAAGATTAATGATTTTCTGATTTGGTGTGACTTAAGGCTCTGTCCTATGATAATAGAGGTACAACACACGTGATTCTAGGCCAATTTTAATCGTGgtctttattattattcttagggagcaaataattaattaacaaataagagcTAGACAGATAAAGAAAGAGTAACAGTAATTAAGTTTACTAACTTCAAATAAATCTAAACAGGAGTCAAGATGGTTTCTTTACTAACACAACTTATTTGTCAAaacaaatagtaaaataataataacaatatattCAACCATTAATAATAAACTCACAATTAAACAGCAAGCAAGTACCTTTGAAAATTATTAGTCTTCTGTTATAGGCATTTAAgtgaaaacatagaaaattagaaatagaaaattcAAAGAAGTATGAATGATAGAGACTTGGCTTAGTCCCTAGAACAACACGTGATGGATGAAGAAAGTCTCAGCTTGGCAACCAAGTAACCCATCTTGTTCCCCCACCCTCACATGACGCTTTATGGCGTTGAATCAAGTTGTCTATATCCTACTTATTCAATGTTTGTTTCTAGAAAGTTTTTTTTGGTCCCTAAACATTTTGGAGAAAATTCATATACATGTCTATATTTGTTCCCTTCCATCTTTGaggaatttttggattttatatatatatatatatatatatatatatatatatatatatatatatatatatatattaggaagGATAAACTTGAAAAAATGGAACAATATCTAGTGATCCGTCTATTggatttttgtttgaaaaaaaattgtgcctatttttataatgaaaaaataGTGTCCGTGTATGTTGATTGAAAATAGAAACATGGACAAGAAATATTGGAGACCAacatattagtaaaaaaaaaattgagattttaTTAGAATTGACTAAAAtcctcttttttttaaaaaaatagaattgttTGTTTGCTcttttgtaattaattaaaagaaatgtaATGTGATAATGTTTATTTTCATCTGTTGATGAGTTGATAGTCATTAGTCAAACATTTGAAGATGCTACTAACTGAAGTGACATAATATCACCCAACTCATACAATGCACCTTAATAAGTGCCTCTCCACTTTTGAACACAATATATACCACTCAACTTCTCCGAAGGTTCCTGCTGTTAATAGTTAATAGTTAATGTTCTCCATCCTATGTTTCTTCTTTTGATTGGTCCAacctatataatattatatatgttgatAATAGTTAAGATATGCTCTTAATTAGTCAAAATAGCTGGCTGCTATGTACCTTTATATATAACATCATCTCACCCAACCTACCCTTTTACCTTAAGCCAGGGATTCCTACAAATTTTCTGTCTTTGCAACTTCCCTTAATTAGTGGTCAGTAACTTACTTGCTTTTatacaattttattattatgatatAATGAATCAAGAAAGAATCTTATGTAATATTTTCATGGCTTCATTCATATATAGTCTATAAATTCATTTGATTATTGTTTCTTGACCAGAATAAGCTATTAGGGTGTGGGTGTTGGTGATTTTGATTGTTGTTTCTCAAATCTCAACCAACATAGCTACCAATCGATGGATCCAAATTATCCTATAGGCGGCAGTGATGATTTCATGAACAGCTTCCAAATTGGTGAAGATGGCACCATAATATTCTCTGATGATCAAAATCAGTTTTATTATGATGCCAACCAACACCTTGATCCTCTTTACCAGCATGTTGCAGACCAACTTTTTGATGAATTTCCTCAGTACACAAGCTATGTGGAAGAAGCTGCAGCTGCTCCTGTTGCCTCCACCGCGGTGGATCCTTCTGTTGAGGACGCTGATTTCTCAGAAACAGCAAAGTTTATAACACAAGTTCTCATGGAAGAGGGTGTTGAACAAAGGCCATTCTATGACCCTTTCAGCTTGAATGCCACTGAGCAATCCTTCTATGATGCTCTTAACGATGTTCTCATAGACAACATCAACTTGCCACTCTCCCCCAATGAACAccctcttgatgttcatcatcaaGGTGGAACaaccagcagcagcagcagcggcAGCAACAGTGGCAACAACAACGACAATCAAAACAATAACAACCCTGTTGATGAGAACTCTAGCGAGTTTCTGAAGCCTTCTGTTTCTCCTGATACCTTTACCTCTGGTGATCATGCTTTTCAGTTTAACTCCCATGCCATTTCTCAACATGACTCGAATGCTTCCTATGTTACTAATTTTGGTGTGTATGATGTGGATACTTCTTTTACCAAGTTGTTGGCTCAAAATATTTTCAGCGACTCAGATTCTGTCTCCCAGTTCAGGAGAGGCTTAGAGGAAGCTAGCAAGTTTCTTCCTCCGGGACCTCAGCTTGTGACTGGTTTTGAGACCACACCGGCTGTCGCGGTGCCTATAGACGAACTAAAGGGAGATAAAGCCGTTGGGTTAAAGGGCAGAAAGAATCATGAACGTGAAGAATGGAGTGATGATACAGAAGAAGGGAGGAGTAACAAGCATTCGGCAACTAGCAGTGTAGTTGATGAGAGTGAATTATCTGAAATGTTTGATAAAGTATTGCTTAGTATTGGTGCCCCAATGTGCTTTCCAGTAAACAATGAAGTAGAGAAAGCTTCTAATCCCTCAACCTCTAATGGAGGGAAGGGTCGTCCTAAGAGacaagggaagaagaaagaaaccatTGATTTGAGGACCCTTTTGGTTCTGTGTGCACAAGCTGTATCTGCTTGTGACAACAGGACTGCCACTGAGCTTCTCAAGCAAATTAGGCAGCATTCGACTCCCTCTGGGGATGCAACGCAAAGAACGGCTCATTACTTCGCCAATGGCCTTGAAGCACGCTTGCATGGTGATGGCACTGGAACACAAGGATTCTACACCTATGTCAGCACCAAGAGGCTAAGTGCTGCTGAGTTTTTGAAAGCTTACAAGGTGTTCATGAGTGCCTGCCCTTTTTCGAAGTTTGCAAATTTCTTTGCAAACAAGATGATAATGAAAGCAGCTCAAAATGCAGAAACACTTCACATCATTGATTTTGGTATCTTATATGGTTTCCAGTGGCCAATTCTGATTAAGTTCCTCTCAGACAGAGAAACTGGACCCCTCAAGAAGCTGAAGATCACAGGAATAGAGTTTCCCCAACCTGGTTTCCGTCCTGCAGAAAGACTTCACGAGACTGGTCGTCGTCTTGCTAACTACTGCGAGCGTTTCAAGGTTCCCTTTGAGTATAATGCCATAGCATCAAGGAACTGGGAAACCATCCAGGTTGAAGACTTTAAAATTGAGAGCAATGAATTTCTTGCTGTGAACTGTCATAAGAGGTTTGAGAATTTGATGGATGAAACAATTGAAGTGAACAGTCCTAGAGATGCAGTGTTGCAGTTGATCAAGAAGATAAATCCGGATATTTTTGTTCAGGCCATTGTTAATGGATCTTATAATGCACCTTTCTTTGCCACACGTTTCAGGGAGGCACTGTTCCATTTTTCTGCAATTTATGACATGTGTGACGCTGTCATCCCCCGTGACAatgagaagagaatgaagattgagAGAGAGATTATAGGCCGGGAGGTTTTGAATGTTGTGGCGTGCGAAGGTTTTGAAAGGATTGATAGGCCTGAGACATACAAGCAATGGCAGGCTAGGAATACAAGGGCTGGTTTCAAGCAGCTTCCCTTGAATGAGGAGCTAATGGCCAAATTTTCAGCCAAGTTAAAGGAATGGTACCACAAAGACTTTGTCTTCGATGAGGATGGCAACTGGATGCTTCAAGGTTGGAAGGGCCGCGTCTTATACGCTTCCACTTGTTGGGTGCCTGCATAGTGAGTTGCCACTGTCCTCTTGGTCTTGTTTCGGAACTCATCCTAGACTTTTTAAGGTATGATTCCAAGAATCAGTCCTAAGATTTTACTCCATCCATTTTTGTAGGTTGTTTTCAAGGTTGGTTAGAAAAATACTAGAGCGCTATAAACTTTGATAGAATTTGGTTGCCAGAGTGATATTGATGCGATTTGATGATTAACTCCTGGATTAATAAGGGGATTTTGCTGTGTTTTATTCAACAACTATCATGATTTTTGTCAAAGAATGCAGCAAGATTTCATCCTTTGAGTTATAGTCCTGCTAGGCACTTTATCTAGTTTAGTTATTCCAGCTTTTATGTTGTAATGATGAAGCTTATTTTGCTCTTAAAATTGTTACAGGTTCTGGTAATCCTGGTTTGGTCTATTAGCTTAACCTTGAGGTATtgtgactattattcatccaagCTTTGCACAAAAAGCTACTCTGTATAATTAATGGCTGCACTTCCTTTGTAGAATTGAGACTCATCAATATAATGTAATGAAGCTCTGTAATGATATTTGAGGAGGGTATAGCAGAGTCAGAAAGCCCTTTAAGCATGTTAGAGCTAAAATATTTGCAATGAGAACATTCTGAGATATTTTCTCTCTGACCATTTTATTAGGTACTTAGCATTTTCTGGAAGACAAATTATCCACTGAATTGACAGCATGTGATTGGTTCTTGTTTGTTGGTTCCGTGTTTTGAAAGTCAGTTTTAAATGCAGCAACTTGTCTGAAACTTTAAATTAGATACAACCGAAAACGGAGTTTGTGAACCTTAATCACATGCTGATGAACAATCTTGATATCTTCCTCTGAAGAGCTACTAATGGATTGAGTGTTGTCTAAGATAGCATGCTTGCTTATTTAAGTGCTAACATAAGTGATATAACCTAGaacattatcacttttgtatttaggGATGGTTAAACAAGAATGTTATTAGTATACCAAAATCAGTTATCAtacatttatgtataaatatatagttGATTTTAGTGAACATTTAATATTACTGTATATTAAATTAAGCAAAAgtattatttgtacattaaaatcaatcaccatatattatgtattatttaactcgtttttaatgtaaattttataattcaacatgtatttttatactaataactaattttaatagttaattttaatgtgtATCTATTATGATTGTAAATTATGAATATACTAAATTTTGTTTTCGGTCAGTGAGTCACTAACGGCATGATGAGTTAGCACGTCCATGCCATATGTTGTAAGAGCTAGCCGATGAAGTATAGACTGTATTCGCGTGTCGAACAAATTTCGGACATGATACTAATCAACACTCATATAATATGTGTCTTTTGTATCTAACTgtgtctaaataaaaaaataaaaaattatttttgggatACATTTGGACACATCTAAATACGTGTCAGTATGTCCAACCTTATTCTTAACatgaatatgaaaataaatttaaaaataatatatattattatttattaaaacaaaattattttaaatattttatataattaaaaaatatttaaaataattaaaaaattaatttatattttagtatcaataaaatatacaaatattattataatttatctaaaaaatattttttatattttatatatatgttgtgtcttcataccttataaaaatttaaaatttgtatgtCTTCGTATCTATATCATATCATACTCCGTATTCATATTATTATCCTATATCAGAgactaactaataataataataatactttaaatttataaatgatttaattatttcaaaatatatatgATGATTAACACTAACTCTATATTTAAACAACCTACCAatctagtcacaaaaaaaaaaaaaacctacctACCTACCTTACTCTAATAACCCTGTTATTTTACCAATAATGTTATATTTGCAAGTATTTTTGTAAACTAATCCAATTAAATTAGcataaattcaataaaaaaatacgtACATATGTTATTACTTCTTTTTTGAATGTGTGCAACACATAAACTTTTATTAGAAAGCACATAAAATTTGTTGATatagcacaaaaaaattttacataataCAAATTTATCGATatattacaaaaatttttgtacATATCACATAAATATTTGCACATAACACATAATTTTTTACTgcaaatgtatttttttaattgactGAGTCAATGTTCTGAGTATATAGTCCTTATAATTTATGTGGTGTATATTTTGTTGGTTGGGTGTCAATATTTTAtgcatgtaatttttttaaaaaaattgtgttgggcaccaaaatttttatgttgtgtgcaagggcagagttagataaaatattagaggatggcaaaaaatatttacacaataaaataagattaaaataaaattttaagagagactaaattaaaatttacatataatttacatggaAAAAATCAAAATTAGTGGGGCTGTTACCCCCCTTTCTCTTCATGTAACTCCGCCCCTGGTTGTGTGCCGAAATTTTTGTGCTCTAATTTTCTGAACATATATAGAGCTGCAAAATAAAACAAGACACTGAGAGCAAGACACAAatgacagagacacaaaattttgtgttcttatattttgtttggtgataaactataacaaattatgaaaatccaatttattctcattttttcattcaaaaaatttgagaaaaaatataattatgaaaaattaacaaaaataataaaaaaataaatgaaaaataagttgtgttccttgttagtgtctctataTCCTTCCTGTcaagatggacacaaaatacactaattcagtctATTTGAACACAATATCTCTGTCCATATCTCATCTGTCAAACATGATTTTTTGTCTCTGTGTTCCTGTCTCAATGTCTGTTCTTATAAACAAACACATCTAGGAGAAGAAAATCAATACGACGAGGATATAAAAGAGGAtggagagagaagaaaaagaaagagaataaatTAAAAGACAAGCCGGTGGAAGTGACGACGGTAGCGGCAGAGATAATGACAATGATgttcaagaaagaagaagaaagaagtgcacagaagaaaaaaaagaagaaagaagtgcacataagaagaagaagaagtacatgATGACTTAGTTGaaaacttaatttaaaaaaaaattgatacttTTTCAAGAAGTAAATTGATTTAGAATTGAAATCTGCATT
This genomic window contains:
- the LOC112787997 gene encoding scarecrow-like protein 14, whose amino-acid sequence is MPLKMDPNFNSSFLNGFRFNQVPTIPNVEEQCPDPVNGLETMNFGFMNDPFLLPPDQNNSQNPTSSISTITTADEDSPLDDTDFSATVLRYINQMLMEEDMEEKPCMFHDSLALQAAEKSLYDAIGGTYPHLPPHPLSSSIQHQAQNYHNVESPDDSLSSNFSSYSSGLSTISTSNLVESHWSNFDPSEYKPSILQTSFPADFVFQASSNPGTQSSTNNRNSFTTANNGGGLLGSSGAGFFDSSFLSKSESMLQFKRGMEEASKFLPKGNPLVIDLENSTFNPSFQKAPQHVDIKEERDEREYFSGESKGRKNHEREDQVELQDGRSNKQSAIYREDSELSELFDKILLGTGCGKEAPPRCICDEDKPNGQDKNVQQKEETNKFSSGKNRVKKQGNKKGVVDLRTLLVLCAQAVSSDDHSTANELLKQIRQHSSRLGDGSQRLAHCFANALEARLAGSGTQLYTSLTSKRKSAADMVKAYQMFISACPFKKLAIIFANHTILNLPKPKEVETLHIIDFGIRYGFQWPALIFRLSKRPGGPPKLRITGIELPQPGFRPAERVQETGRRLAKYCERFNVPFEFNAIAQKWETIKIEDLKIKENELLAVNCMVRFKNLLDETVVLNSPRDAVLKLIRKANPNIFIHATVNGNYNAPFFVTRFREALFHYSTLFDVLDTNVDREDPMRLMFEEEFFGREVVNIIACEGSERVERPETYKQWQVRNTRAGFRQLPLDDHLIHKLRCKLKDVYHGDFMLDVDGNYMLQGWKGRIIYASSCWIPA
- the LOC112788013 gene encoding scarecrow-like protein 34, whose amino-acid sequence is MDPNYPIGGSDDFMNSFQIGEDGTIIFSDDQNQFYYDANQHLDPLYQHVADQLFDEFPQYTSYVEEAAAAPVASTAVDPSVEDADFSETAKFITQVLMEEGVEQRPFYDPFSLNATEQSFYDALNDVLIDNINLPLSPNEHPLDVHHQGGTTSSSSSGSNSGNNNDNQNNNNPVDENSSEFLKPSVSPDTFTSGDHAFQFNSHAISQHDSNASYVTNFGVYDVDTSFTKLLAQNIFSDSDSVSQFRRGLEEASKFLPPGPQLVTGFETTPAVAVPIDELKGDKAVGLKGRKNHEREEWSDDTEEGRSNKHSATSSVVDESELSEMFDKVLLSIGAPMCFPVNNEVEKASNPSTSNGGKGRPKRQGKKKETIDLRTLLVLCAQAVSACDNRTATELLKQIRQHSTPSGDATQRTAHYFANGLEARLHGDGTGTQGFYTYVSTKRLSAAEFLKAYKVFMSACPFSKFANFFANKMIMKAAQNAETLHIIDFGILYGFQWPILIKFLSDRETGPLKKLKITGIEFPQPGFRPAERLHETGRRLANYCERFKVPFEYNAIASRNWETIQVEDFKIESNEFLAVNCHKRFENLMDETIEVNSPRDAVLQLIKKINPDIFVQAIVNGSYNAPFFATRFREALFHFSAIYDMCDAVIPRDNEKRMKIEREIIGREVLNVVACEGFERIDRPETYKQWQARNTRAGFKQLPLNEELMAKFSAKLKEWYHKDFVFDEDGNWMLQGWKGRVLYASTCWVPA